A window of Candidatus Kinetoplastibacterium crithidii (ex Angomonas deanei ATCC 30255) contains these coding sequences:
- the ruvB gene encoding Holliday junction branch migration DNA helicase RuvB, translating into MAIKSDHLKSNATRNILEPAKYTVEEKVEKALRPKSLSEYIGQKNTCEQLNIFIKAATQRNEALDHVLLFGPPGLGKTTMAHIISHEMKANLRQTSGPILEKPGDLAAILTNMEKNDVLFIDEIHRLSSVVEEILYPALEDFQIDILIGEGPSAKSVKLDLQPFTLIGATTRAGMLTNPLRDRFGIVSRLEFYNPKELTQIIMRSAKLLNTSITNDGANEIANRSRGTPRIANRLLRRVRDYAEVKAEGNINAEIANHALTMLEVDPHGLDLMDRKLLEAIVYRFDGGPVGIDSLAASIGEEKDTIEDVIEPYLIQHGYIQRTPRGRIATSITLNHIGSTDIINNKQKNIQFDEKHQ; encoded by the coding sequence ATGGCCATAAAATCTGACCATCTAAAATCAAATGCCACTAGAAATATTTTGGAACCGGCCAAATATACTGTAGAAGAAAAAGTTGAAAAAGCCTTGCGTCCAAAAAGTCTCTCTGAATATATTGGACAAAAAAACACGTGTGAACAATTAAATATTTTTATAAAAGCTGCTACTCAAAGAAATGAAGCTCTAGATCATGTGTTATTGTTTGGTCCTCCAGGATTAGGAAAGACAACAATGGCTCATATTATTTCTCATGAAATGAAGGCTAACTTACGCCAAACATCAGGACCAATACTAGAAAAACCTGGTGATCTAGCAGCTATACTTACCAATATGGAAAAAAATGATGTGCTATTTATAGATGAAATCCATAGACTATCATCTGTTGTGGAAGAGATCTTATACCCTGCTCTAGAAGATTTCCAGATTGATATTCTAATAGGAGAAGGCCCATCTGCGAAAAGCGTAAAACTTGATCTACAACCATTTACTTTAATAGGAGCAACTACTAGAGCAGGAATGCTAACAAATCCTTTAAGGGATCGATTTGGTATTGTTTCTCGTCTTGAATTTTATAACCCCAAAGAATTAACTCAAATTATTATGCGTAGTGCAAAGTTACTTAACACAAGCATTACAAATGATGGGGCTAATGAAATAGCAAATAGATCAAGAGGAACACCTAGAATAGCAAATAGATTATTGCGAAGAGTAAGAGACTATGCTGAAGTAAAAGCTGAAGGAAACATAAATGCAGAAATAGCAAATCATGCTCTAACGATGCTAGAAGTAGACCCTCATGGTCTTGATTTGATGGATAGAAAATTACTAGAAGCTATAGTGTATAGGTTTGACGGAGGACCAGTAGGAATAGATAGCTTAGCTGCATCAATAGGAGAAGAGAAAGATACAATTGAAGATGTTATTGAACCTTATCTTATTCAACATGGTTATATACAAAGAACACCAAGGGGAAGAATAGCAACATCAATAACATTAAACCATATTGGATCAACAGACATCATCAATAATAAACAGAAAAACATACAATTTGATGAGAAACATCAATAA
- the ruvA gene encoding Holliday junction branch migration protein RuvA, with protein MIERISGLLLETWSNSICVDVHGVGYEIEIPTSLLTKLPKIGEKVTLFTYLVIREDAHILFGFDNQQDRVIFKSLMKTNGIGIRTALSILSNMTVKEIISAITLQDTSILTKIPGIGQKTAERLILEMRDKIKSSHIEDNFCESGKKTDIIEAMTSLGYSSKEIMSIINLLPDQLTLPETIKYALRLLNKS; from the coding sequence ATGATAGAAAGAATCTCTGGCTTATTGTTAGAAACATGGTCGAACAGCATTTGTGTAGATGTGCATGGAGTCGGTTATGAAATAGAAATACCAACAAGTCTATTAACAAAATTACCCAAGATTGGAGAAAAAGTTACATTATTTACTTATTTGGTAATAAGAGAAGATGCACATATATTATTTGGATTTGATAACCAACAAGATAGAGTTATATTTAAATCCCTTATGAAAACAAATGGCATTGGAATAAGAACAGCTTTGTCAATCTTATCTAACATGACTGTTAAAGAAATAATATCAGCAATTACATTACAAGACACGTCAATCTTAACTAAAATACCAGGAATAGGACAGAAAACAGCAGAAAGACTAATATTAGAAATGAGAGATAAAATAAAATCCTCACATATTGAAGATAATTTTTGTGAATCAGGTAAGAAAACAGACATAATAGAAGCAATGACTTCTTTGGGGTATTCATCAAAAGAGATTATGTCTATAATTAATTTATTACCAGATCAACTGACTCTGCCAGAAACTATAAAATATGCTCTTAGACTATTAAACAAAAGCTAA
- the ruvC gene encoding crossover junction endodeoxyribonuclease RuvC → MRILGIDPGLRKTGFGVIDKHGTNISYITSGTILVPPVMPMSERLKVIFDNLKQVIEETKPDVASIEIIFMNTNPATTLLLGQARGAAFCSVASESIPTYEYTALQIKKAVVGTGRAAKRQMQTMVQHLLSLNGMPASDSADALACAICHAHVSSLQNKILKIENSLDGRKKVKNGRLII, encoded by the coding sequence ATGAGAATATTAGGAATAGATCCAGGGTTAAGAAAAACTGGATTTGGAGTCATAGATAAACATGGCACTAATATATCATACATAACAAGTGGCACCATATTGGTACCACCTGTTATGCCTATGTCCGAAAGACTAAAAGTTATTTTTGATAATTTAAAACAGGTTATAGAGGAAACAAAGCCAGATGTAGCATCTATCGAAATAATATTTATGAATACAAATCCAGCTACTACCTTATTGCTTGGCCAAGCTAGAGGAGCAGCTTTTTGTTCAGTTGCTAGTGAAAGCATACCAACTTATGAATATACAGCACTACAAATAAAAAAAGCGGTAGTTGGCACTGGAAGAGCCGCAAAAAGACAGATGCAAACAATGGTGCAACATTTGCTATCATTAAATGGCATGCCCGCATCAGATTCTGCAGATGCACTTGCGTGCGCTATTTGTCATGCTCATGTTAGCTCGTTACAAAATAAAATTTTAAAAATAGAAAACTCATTAGATGGCAGAAAAAAAGTTAAAAATGGACGGTTAATTATATAA